A genomic segment from Corylus avellana chromosome ca5, CavTom2PMs-1.0 encodes:
- the LOC132181978 gene encoding uncharacterized protein LOC132181978: MASSSSPMKAPKSVADVASWYCAIVLLGLILLASIRENSLEDEPVRGNQLSDRPCDEIYLVGEGETLQTISDKCGDPYIVERNPHIHDPDDIFPGFVIKITPSKPTSTKFLR, from the coding sequence atggcttcttcttcctctcccaTGAAGGCTCCGAAATCCGTCGCTGATGTGGCGTCATGGTATTGTGCGATTGTGTTGTTGGGCTTGATCTTGTTGGCCTCCATAAGGGAGAACTCCCTCGAAGATGAACCGGTGAGAGGGAACCAGTTATCGGACCGGCCCTGCGACGAGATTTATTTGGTCGGAGAAGGCGAGACCCTCCAGACCATCAGCGACAAGTGCGGCGACCCGTATATCGTGGAGCGCAACCCGCATATCCATGACCCGGATGATATATTTCCCGGGTTCGTTATCAAGATCACTCCCTCCAAGCCCACGTCAACGAAGTTTCTGAGGTAG
- the LOC132181979 gene encoding uncharacterized protein LOC132181979, whose translation MASSSSPMKAPKSVADVASWFCAIVLLGLILLASIRENSLPDEPVRENQFSEPPCDEIYLVGEGDTLQTIIDKCGDPYIVEHNPHIHDPDEVFPGLVIKITPSKPTSTKFLR comes from the coding sequence atggcttcttcttcctctcccaTGAAGGCTCCGAAATCCGTCGCTGATGTGGCGTCATGGTTTTGTGCGATTGTGTTGTTGGGCTTGATCTTGTTGGCCTCCATAAGGGAGAACTCCCTCCCAGATGAACCGGTGAGAGAGAACCAGTTCTCGGAGCCGCCCTGCGACGAGATTTATTTGGTCGGAGAAGGCGACACCCTCCAGACCATCATCGACAAGTGCGGCGACCCGTATATCGTGGAGCACAACCCGCATATCCATGACCCGGATGAGGTGTTTCCCGGGCTCGTTATCAAGATCACTCCCTCCAAGCCCACCTCAACGAAGTTTCTGAGGTAG
- the LOC132182761 gene encoding protein HOTHEAD-like: MASRWSRLIGAIILAVVFIFHGFVHSEKAPYYTFVKEATSAPAILRYDYIIIGGGTSGCPLAATLSQGARVLVLERGGSPYNNPNITNIGNFAANLADTASPASPAQEFISQDGVFNARARVLGGGSALNAGFYTHASRGYIKEAGWDETLVNQSYGWVEKLVAFRPPMLEWQSAVRDGLLEVGVSPNNGFTYDHVYGTKVGGTIFDGDGHRHTAADLLQYADPRRITVYLHATAHKILFTYNNGTRRPRASGLMFKDVLGVEHRAYLTKSSMNEIILSAGALGSPHLLMLSGVGPAEQLRSHGIKVLVEQPMVGQGMADNPMNALFIPSPLQVEVSLIQTVGITRFGSYIEAASGLSFAYASPQRLSKQFGSLLLNQTDQEAMNKAAEAINDVANGTIRGGFILEKIMGPLSTGHLELRSTNPNDNPAVTFNYFKEQEDLERCVQGMSTVIDVINSNAFSKFRYRSMPVEALISLMVSLPLNLRRRHVTAAISLEQFCLDTVMTIWHYHGGCQVGSVVDHDYKVVGVEALRVVDGSTFLRSPGTNPQATVMMLGRYMGEKILLERYPHGRN; encoded by the exons ATGGCTTCGCGATGGAGCAGGCTTATTGGGGCCATTATTCTTGCTGTAGTTTTCATATTTCATGGCTTTGTTCACTCGGAAAAAG CTCCATACTACACTTTTGTCAAAGAGGCAACTTCCGCTCCAGCAATACTACGCTACGACTATATAATCATCGGCGGAGGGACCTCCGGCTGCCCACTAGCAGCAACTCTCTCACAAGGAGCGAGGGTTTTAGTCCTCGAGAGAGGAGGCTCCCCCTACAACAACCCAAACATAACCAACATCGGCAATTTTGCTGCCAATCTTGCGGACACGGCCTCTCCTGCGTCCCCAGCCCAAGAGTTCATCTCCCAGGACGGAGTGTTCAACGCCCGAGCACGCGTCTTAGGTGGTGGATCCGCCTTGAATGCCGGGTTCTACACGCACGCGAGCCGCGGCTACATAAAGGAAGCTGGTTGGGACGAGACTTTGGTTAACCAATCTTATGGATGGGTGGAAAAATTGGTGGCGTTCAGGCCCCCGATGCTGGAGTGGCAGTCGGCCGTGAGAGATGGGTTATTGGAGGTGGGGGTGTCGCCCAATAACGGGTTTACGTATGATCATGTGTATGGGACGAAAGTTGGAGGCACTATTTTTGATGGGGATGGTCACAGGCACACCGCTGCAGATTTGCTCCAATATGCGGATCCAAGAAGGATTACTGTGTATTTGCATGCAACTGCGCACAAGATTTTGTTTACTTATAATAATG GAACAAGAAGACCGCGAGCTAGCGGTCTGATGTTCAAAGATGTGTTGGGAGTGGAGCACAGAGCATACCTAACGAAGAGCTCCATGAATGAGATAATATTATCAGCTGGTGCACTTGGAAGCCCACATCTGTTGATGTTGAGCGGTGTTGGGCCAGCTGAACAGCTTCGGAGCCACGGAATCAAGGTGTTGGTGGAGCAGCCAATGGTGGGGCAAGGGATGGCTGATAATCCAATGAATGCTCTCTTCATTCCTTCTCCATTGCAAGTTGAGGTGTCTCTTATTCAAACTGTGGGCATCACTAGGTTTGGTAGCTACATTGAGGCAGCCAGTGGATTGAGCTTTGCTTATGCTTCGCCTCAAAGGCTCTCTAAACAGTTTGGGTCGCTGCTCCTCAATCAG ACTGACCAGGAAGCAATGAATAAAGCTGCTGAAGCCATAAATGATGTTGCCAATGGTACCATTAGAGGCGGATTTATTCTCGAAAAAATCATGGGTCCTCTCTCAACAGGCCATCTGGAGCTTCGGAGCACAAATCCAAACGACAATCCAGCAGTCACCTTCAACTATTTCAAGGAACAAGAAGACCTAGAGAGGTGTGTTCAAGGCATGAGCACCGTTATAGACGTTATAAATTCCAATGCCTTCTCAAAGTTCCGTTACAGAAGCATGCCCGTGGAAGCACTAATAAGCTTGATGGTGAGTTTGCCGTTGAACTTGCGGCGGCGACACGTCACCGCAGCAATTTCCCTCGAGCAATTCTGTTTAGACACCGTCATGACCATTTGGCATTATCATGGAGGCTGCCAAGTTGGTTCGGTTGTGGATCATGATTATAAGGTTGTCGGTGTGGAAGCTCTAAGGGTTGTTGATGGTTCAACATTTTTAAGGTCACCTGGGACTAATCCTCAAGCTACTGTTATGATGCTGGGGAG GTATATGGGAGAGAAGATTTTGCTCGAAAGATATCCCCATGGAAGGAATTAG